In a genomic window of Vulpes lagopus strain Blue_001 chromosome 13, ASM1834538v1, whole genome shotgun sequence:
- the LOC121474828 gene encoding olfactory receptor 2T11 — MSMKNITLSSDFILLGLLVNNKATGIVFAVIFAIFMVAVTANLVMIFLIQMDSRLHTPMYFLLSQLSIMDTFFICTTVPKLLVDMVSKEKTISFVGCGIQIFLYLTMIGSEFFLLGLMAYDRYVAVCNPLRYPVLMNRRVCLLLAAGAWFGGSLDGFLLTPITMNVPYCGSHSINHFFCEIPAVLRLACADTSLYETLMYICCVLMLLIPISIISTSYSLILLTVHRMRSAEGRKKAFTTCSSHLTVVSIFYGAAFYTYVLPQSFHTPEQDKVVSAFYTIVTPMLNPLIYSLRNKDVMGAFKKMFLQYSSSQKISSSDA, encoded by the coding sequence ATGTCAATGAAGAATATAACTTTATCCTCTGACTTTATCCTCCTGGGGCTTCTGGTGAACAATAAAGCTACAGGGATcgtttttgctgttatttttgctattttcatgGTGGCTGTAACTGCAAATCTGGTCATGATATTCTTGATTCAAATGGACTCTCGTCTCCATACACCTATGTATTTCCTGCTCAGCCAGCTGTCCATCATGGACACCTTTTTCATTTGTACCACTGTCCCAAAACTTCTGGTTGACATGGTTTCTAAAGAGAAGACCATTTCCTTTGTAGGTTGTGGTATCCAGATCTTCCTCTACTTGACCATGATTGGCTCAGAGTTCTTTCTCTTAGGCctcatggcctatgaccgctacgtGGCTGTCTGTAACCCTCTTAGGTATCCAGTCCTGATGAACCGCAGGGTGTGTCTCCTGCTGGCTGCTGGTGCCTGGTTTGGTGGGTCCCTGGATGGCTTTCTGCTCACCCCCATCACCATGAATGTCCCTTACTGTGGCTCCCACAGTATCAACCATTTTTTCTGTGAGATCCCTGCAGTTCTCAGACTAGCCTGTGCTGACACATCCTTGTATGAAACCCTAATGTACATCTGCTGTGTACTCATGTTACTCATCCCTATCTCTATCATCTCAACCTCCTACTCTCTCATCTTGTTAACTGTCCACCGAATGCGCTCTGCTGAAGGCCGGAAAAAAGCTTTCACTACCTGCTCTTCCCACTTAACCGTAGTCAGCATTTTCTATGGAGCTGCCTTCTACACTTATGTTCTACCCCAGTCCTTTCACACTCCTGAGCAGGACAAGGTAGTGTCAGCCTTCTATACCATTGTCACCCCCATGCTCAATCCTCTTATCTATAGCCTCAGAAACAAGGATGTCATGGGggcatttaaaaagatgtttttgcAATACTCATCTTCTCAAAAAATATCCTCAAGTGATGCTTAA